The DNA region tcaggaagaagggagaattgTCACTGGGACAGCCCCTAAGAGCTTAGGGAAGTCAAGATGCTAATCCTCTTGTTCTATTGATGTCTGCAGGATTGCtcacaccaggaaaaaaaaaaacccacagtaatTCAGGCTCTGAGGCATGCCTGGTGATGTCCTGGACAGAGGAGAGGGGCCCAAGTGAGAAGCTCGTTCTAGCACCTGCTGTGCCTTGCTCCTCACCCTGGATGGCAGAGACCCTGCAGCAGATGAGGACAAAAACGCCAGAAATCACAGAGGAAGGGCTGCCCTGTGCACACTCAGGATAGAAACCCACTAGAAGAGAGCATTTTGGGGTCTTAACCAGGGTTTCCCTTCTGGAGACAGCCAGGGATCTAaccctagctctgccacttgccagaTTAATAAATTCTGTCAAggtttttaacttctctgaatctcctcatatgtaaaatggaaatagtaattaCCTCTCTCATAAGGTTGTAATGAGAAATGAATAAGATAAACTATCATAAAGTCTAGtgctaaaaagcaaaattatcaaCAAATATAGTGGGCACATGTTaaaattcttgttttaatttcattaatgaGAGAATCAGCAAAGATTTTTGAAAGCTGATTTGAAGAGTATTCAAGGATATATACGGTCAGGAAAGGAATGCCTAAGTCAGACTCTTAAGTGAGATGTAAGACTCAACTTCCAACAGGGTGAAAACACCATGACAGTTAGAGGTTTCACATCTCTACGAGGCTATGAAATCCTATCGTCACATCAAGCTGTATCCATTCTGACTAGTCAATCAAATACACTGTGTCAACCATGTTACATTTCCCAAAAGTGTCAGCTGATGGAAGAATAATTAGTCACAGGGACTTGCTTCTATTCAGACAGACTCTAGCATGAGATCAAAGATGTAGGAaaccaccatttttttctttttctgagttcgagatgatttttttcctttcatactgACACCCAGCAGCAACCCAGTAAGTGTTGGTATCTTTCCCTGCCCTCTTCAGCCAGTTTGAATTTAGGCTGCATTCTCCAGGTCAGGGGGCCAGAGAATAGGCTGGTATCCGGACCCAACCTGAGTGGTTGTGGCTCCCAAGTGGAGAGATGCATGGGGAAGTCTCTTCCATTGGAATAAGCTCTTTTGTTCAGATGCTAGATACGAACTGCCCAATTCCAGATCCTCTCCATGCACTTTAGGACTTTTGTCACAAACATGAGGAACTTGGCTAAAGTCAGGAGACTTGGATGGAGAACCTGGGCGGAGAAGCAGATTCAGACAGGTTATCCTTACAGCCCCGGAAATCTCAGCGGCCGGATCTGCCTCAACTGGTGAGCCAAGGTCTCCTGGGTGGACTCAAACATTGCATGAGGTTTCCTGCTAAACAACTTATTTCTCAACTTCCCACTGCCTTGTTCTTCTTTTGTAGCTGGGGAAGCAGGAAACCAAATCACCTTGCTCTGGGCTGCAAACCCTGTCTGACTCTGCCCAGTGGTTCCCATAATGGGCATAGTCTGTAAGTTACAAGCCTCCAAGGACTACCTCCCTCATCTCCACCTCTTTCTCCAGGATGCCAGCGCCAGCTGAGCCACCTCCCCTGCCCAGCCATGAATTTGAGTATCAACTGTTGACAGTCCCGTGTCAACGTGATTCTTCACAACCAGTGGCCCATCACTTATGGTGAAACTCCAGAGGGCACCCTGGGCCAGCTTCTCCATGGTCTCTCCAAGCTGGCTCAGAGAAAGCAGATTCATTGGGTTTTCAACTAAAGGCAAACAATTAATAATGTTAAATCTCTGCCCAAAGAACCCATTAACCGCAAGTCCAAAAGTGCATTTTCAAGGAGAATCAAAGGCACTGGGATGTGTTGCCTCCACCCTGACTcagacacacacgtgcacaccaccaccaccccatcaCTGTGGATAACCGAGAGACAGACTGGATTGCTCTCCCCTTTTGAGCACTCTCCCATTACATTTCCTAAATGCTGAGTGAGGCCTGGGGTACGGCTTGATGAACCTGTAAACCCTTCCCATCTTCTTTAGCCTGGGCCACATTTGGGCCAAGAGCTCACCTTTGAAGTACCCCTCAGAACCAGCATCATCTCCCTTTCTGCAATGAGAGAGTGTGTTCACACTCCCAACAAGATAGAAGCACTTGCTCTGGGGGATGGATAAAGCTATTCTCAGGAAAACTGAGGAGGAAGCAACCTTGACCCTGAGCTTTCCACTTGCCCAGCAGAAGCCCATCTCCATGTTTGAGGATAGATTCCCCCATCCCATTCTAGGTcccaatcttttaaaatttttaattaattaaatttttattgaagtatagctgacacacaatgttacattagtttcacatgtacaacATAGAGATCTGACATCTCTATATGTTATGTTGTGCTCAGGAGTGTAGCTaccttgaggcgcctgggtggctcagtcggtgaagcgtctgcctttggctcaggtcacgatcctggagttccgggattgagcctcgcatcgggctccctgctcagcggggagtctgcttctccctctgaccctcccccttctcatgctttctctgtctcattctctctctcaaataaataaataaaatctttaaaaaataaataaataaaatctttaaaaaaaaagaagtgaggctaccatttgtcaccatatgatgctattacagtaccattgactatattccctatgctgtgccttttagtctgatgacttattcattccgtaactagaagcctgtatctcccacccGCCTTTACGCATTCTGCCCATCCACCCAGCCCCATTCCTCTCTGGCAACCGTCATTTTGCCctttgtatttatgggtctgtttctgctttttgtttgtttgttcatttgttttgttttttagactctacatgtaagtgaaatcagatggtatttgtctgtgtctgacttatttcacttagcataatacccactaggtccatccatgttgttgcaaatggcaagatctcgttgctttttatggctgagtaatactccattgtatatatataccacatcttctttatccattcatctatcaatggacacttgggctgctcccatatcttggctattataaataatgctgtagtaaacataggggtgcatatatctttctgaattagcaTTTTAGTTGTCTTTGGATAactactcagtagtggaattactggatcataaggtatttttatttttaattttagaggaacctccatactgtttcccacagaggctgcgccagtttgcattcccaccaacaacagTACACAGTGTTCCTTAGGCCCCAATCTTAATTCTCTGCTGGCTGCCAAACATTTTCACCAATATGTTAGCTGATAATAAAACTGACTAGTAACTAAAACTTTGGTTGATGGGTAAGGGTTTAAGCTGTTACCTTTTCCTACTTGTTTGCACTGTTATATGATTAAAGTCTACTACAAACCAAAAGCCCAATGATCTGCAGTAAGTAATCTTGAGCACTGGTAGCCAGTTAATCTGAGTGGCATCTTGTTGGAGGAGGGGGTACTTGTTTctctcagttaagcgtccaaatcCTGCGGGAATTGGccacctcctcttcttcccttggGCACAGAGCACTTCTGACTTCTCCAAAGGACCCCTTCTCCCCCAGCTGACCCCCACAGAGTTGGGTTCCTCTCCAGTCCAGGCTTCTGGGGTCAGAAGCACACGATCACCCCAGGGAGGGCTTAAGGGTCCCTGCCAGGTTTATGCAGCAACTCAGTGCCTCCTGCATGCACAGGGACCCCAAGCCAGCCTCCGTGTCCTGGGGCACAGTGCACCCCTAGCTTCCAGAGCAAGAGAGCTGGGAAGGGGTGTGGGCGGAGAGGGCCTGATACAGCAGCACACGTCCCACAGAGTCCAACCACGCACAAACAACAGCAATCGTAGAAATAGTCCTGCTTTCTCTACTAAAATCCAGCAGCTAGGACAAGTCTTCTTAGCCTTTGAGGGGTCTTTGGACCCTTCcgagaatctgatgaaagccaTGCAGAAATGGGCTTATTTACACAAACATCAAAATGATGCTTTCAACTCCAGCTCCATTTCAGAGATGCACAGACAGGCTTCAGTTCATGGGATTAGCAGCAGCAACAGTGAGGAGGACTCAAGAGCGGGCATCCTGGTTAGCCAAGCCAGATGATGCCAGTGACTCACCAAAGCAGTCTTCATGGTGGCCACCTCCTGGTTTCTCCTGCTGGGCAGGAAACCTACTGCCCGGCAAATGCCTTCCTCCTTCCACTTTTCCTACGCCCCCAACCTCCCATCAAAAATTTTCATTCTGTGCAAGGATTGCCCCATTCACCTGGTTGGGAAACCAGAAGCTGTGGCAACTCCGGAAGGGAGGAGCTATCTCTGCATGGCCCATGGCCCTGGCAGCTGGCCAAAACCTGGCTTGCTATAAAAGGGAGCCGACACTGAGCCCTGCATGTCTTCTGTCAACTCTGTTTCAGGGAGACCTGGTAAGTAAGACTGCCTCAGTCTGTCCCATGCTTTGGGGATGGGCTCCCACTGGGGAGGGCCGGAGGTggagcagagaggggagagaaagctCAGGGAGGTCTGGAGCAAAATCCAGAGCTCCTGGAGGAAGTCAGCGAGTGCACAGTTGgctgagggcacagggagagTTGGCAGGCCCTGTGTGTGTggaccctctccctcccacaccccttcccaTCATAGCCACAGCCACGCACTGGGTTTAGTTCTTTGAATGGTGCAGGCCAGGACAAAGCCGTTATTTGGGGTAATGAGCATCCTTTCAGTCTTCACTCTGCTGGGGGCAGAGGCACCATCCTTATGCTGGGATTCCCAATGTGCTCTATGTTCCAGGTGGGGCAGATCCTTGGGCACCATGCTGACGGAACTGGAGAGTGCCATGAACTCCCTCATTGACGTTTACCACAAGTACTCCCTGGAGAAGGGGAATTACCATGCCCTCTATAGGGATGACTTGAAGAAATTGTTAGAGACAGAGTGTCCTCGGTACATGAAGGTGAGAAGGGGCTGTGTGCGGTTGGCGTTCTCTGCTTGGCTGATGAAGCCCTGGGTCCCTGGTCTCCCACGTTACCCTGTGTAGACAGCCATGCCTTGGCTCTTGCCGAGGTCTTTTACactctggcttctttctccttcatcttAACAGAAAAAGGATGCCGATACCTGGTTCAAAGAGTTGGATATCAATAGTGATGGTGCAATTAACTTCGAGGAGTTCCTCATACTCGTGATAAAGGCTGGCGTGGACGCCCACAAAGAAATCCACAAAGAGTAGcagagccctgggccctggggctgtCCCTGCAGAATAATAAAGTAGTTGATACCTCAGgcctctcttgctgtcttgcCTTTATCTTGTGGAATGATGTTcccagggggtggagggagggctggaaaacccaaagaaatgaaaacaaacctcCATTGTCCTCGCTTTCTACTCACAACCCTTCAGTGCTTACCACTCATCGGGtttcctccccaccttctcctcaAACTAGTCGTCTTTTCCAGTCCCATCATCCGGAGGCATTGGTTCTGGGACTTAAGGGTTCTAAAAAGTCCGTGAGGCTGATGATTTTCCTACTTGTTCCCAAATGAGTGATACGGGAGCTGGGTGATGTAGGGAAAACTCatgttgcttgcttgctttcttcttcctttttaaaaaattttatttatttattttagagagagagagagcacgtagaggggatgagcagagggacaggaagaaagTCTCATGCAGACTCCaagtgctgagtgtggagcctgacgtggggcttgatctcatgaccttgagatcatgatctgaatcaaaaccaagagttggacgcttaactgactgagccacccaggtgcccctcacattggtttctaaattaaattttagtttagAGCAAAATGTCTTAGATGTGACTCTTAGGAACTTAGGGAGATAACCAAGTAGAcgtgtgtgtgagggagggagatggaATCTGTATGTGGTGCGGCTGTAGGTGGGTAACCAGAGTCCTACCTTAAGTAACACTAACAGCCCCCCTGATCCCACAGTTGTAATTTCTCCTCAGAGATTTCGGAAGCTTTCCTTCTCGCTCTGCTCTCAACCTCCCAATGTgatgaaataataaaggaataggCAAATAGGCCAACGTATTCCTAAAACTCAGGTCATGGAATAGGGCACTCAAATGCTACCCTGGGTGGCGAACCCTCTGTTTGTCAGTGAATATCTACAATAACCTCCTGATTGTCACTCTGGATTTTCCAAGGGCCTGGTAAAATGGGAAGGCCAGCAATGAATGGGCacctctcaccagaacccaaccccAAGCTGAGCTTCCAGCCTATGCCTTGGGAAATCTTCTGTTATGCCCACTCAGGTGATGGGGCTGTGGTGCTCGTGATGCAGATGGGGGTAGGGAGCTGTCAGCAGAATCTGTAAACCAGAGTTCTCGGACTATTGTGCATCTCTGAAATGGAGCTGGAGTTGAAAGCATCATTTTGAATGTTTGTGTAAATAAGCCCATTTCTGCATGGCTTTCATCAGATTCTTGGAAGGGTCCAAAGACCCCTCAAAGGCTAAGAAGACTTGTCCTAGCTGCTGGATTTTAGTAGAGAAAGCAGGACTATTTCTACGATTGCTGTTGTTTGTGCGTGGTTGGACTCTGTGGGACGTGTGCTGCTGTATCAGGCCCTCTCCGCCCACACCCCTTCCCAGCTCTCTTGCTCTGGAAGCTAGGGGTGCACTGTGCTCCGGGACACGGAAGCTGGCTTGGGGTCCCTGTGCATGCAGGAGGCACTGAGTTGCTGCATAAACCTGGCAGGGACCCTTAAGCCCTCCCTGGGGTGATCGTGTGCTTCTGACCCCAGAAGCCTGGACTGGAGAGGAACCCAACTCTGTGGGGGTCAGCTGGGGGAGAAGGGGTCCTTTGGAGAAGTCAGAAGTGCTCTGTGCccaagggaagaagaggaggtggCCAATTCCCCCAGGATTTCAGGAGAAACAAGTACCCCCTCCTCCAACAAGATGCCACTCAGATTAACCGGCTTCCAGTGCTCAAGATTTGTGGTGCATCTCTCTCGTAACAAAGCACAGAGAGCCTCAGAACATGCCTATCAGGGAGGCAGTGCACAGAACCCACCCAGTCTGCAGACAGGGAAGCTGACGCCCAGGAAGGTGAAGCAGTTCACCCAGAGTTTCCCAGTGCACAAGTGTCAGGGCCCAGAGCGTCATGAGCCAGAACATGACCTGACAAGAACATGACTCTGCTGAGAAAACTCTCCTCTCTACTTCCTTCCTgcattcaacaggtatttaccctctgcctctccaggacATAGGCCATCATCGCCTCCTGCGGGAAGCAGATGGGATTAGCTTCCCTCTCCTGCATGTTTCCATAGCCCTTTGGGCTTCATTATATCATTAACTTTAtagctgtgtgcctttgggccagttaccctctctgtgcctttgttaCCTCAATTATCAAAAAGAGATTAAAACAGTCTACctgcaacccacagaatgggagaagatatttgcaaatcagacatctgataaggggttagtatccagaatatataaagaactcctataactcaaccACAAAATTAccccaattgaaaaatgggcaaaggacttagacatttctccaaagaggatacacaaataagcacatgaaaagatgctccacatcactaatcatttAGGAagtcaaatcaaaaccacaatgagatatcacctcagacTCAGGAGATTGGCTACtatcaacaaaaacagaataacaagtgttggtggggatgtgcaGAAATTGggacccttgtacactgttggtgggaatgcaaaatggtgcagctgctgtggaaaacagtgtggcaccTCCTCAAACAGTCAGTAActgaattactatatgatccagtaattccacttctgggtctatatccaaaataattgaaagcagggtctcaaatagatatttgtacatccatgttcacagcagcattattcatagtagctgAAATGTAAAAAGAACCCAGTGCCCATCCaagtatgaatgaataaataaaagggggtatattcacataatggaatattatcagcctttaaaaaggaaagaggggtgcctgggtggctcagtcgttaagcgtctgccttgggctcgggtaatggtcccagggtcctggaatcgagccccacattgggctccctgctgagcgggaaacctgcttctccctcacccactcccccagcttgtgttcctgctctcgctatctctctctctctctgtcaaataaataaataaaatcttttaaaaattttaaaaaaaaaataaaaaggaaggaaactctgacacctgctacaacacagatgaaccttgaggacatcatgttATGTGAAATagaccagtcacaaaaagacaaatattatttgattctatttacatgagGTCCCTAaggtagtcaaattcatagagacagaaagtagaatggtgggtgtcagggtctgggggaggggtaATGGAGAGTTAGTGTTTATTGGGTATAGGGTTTcagttacaagatgaaaagagttctggagattagttgcacaacaatgtgaatgtacttaacacaaCTGAACACTTAGATAGTAAAtcttatgttatatgtattttgccacaattaaaaatttaaaacttggggcgcctgggtggctcagttggttaagcgactgccttcagctcaggtcatgatcctggagtcccgggatcgagtcccgcatcgggctccctgctcggcagggagtctgcttctccctctcctgctcccccctcttgtgctctctctctctctcactctctctctctcaaataaataaaaaaaaaaaatttaaaactttttgagtGCTTccacccaaaaaaataaatagaatctacCTTGTAtgttattgtaaggattaataatagatgaaaaatatttgatttgtgACCTTTTCTTAATATgcattataatttaataaaaagtttacaCAAGCACTATGTGAAGGACTTAGGGCAGTGCagagtgagtgagcgagtgagCGCTGGGTGAGCGTGCACCCTGACAACTGGCCTGCCCGTGCCTGCCCGTCCAGCCGGACTGAGCCCTCGAGCACCCAGACTGGACcttccatctctgcctccccaggacccggcacagtgcctggtagacacagtaacagcaacaacaatcagTAATAAGAACAagtaataacaaaataacattgATTGGGCTtctgccatgtgccaggaactggtgCAAGTGCTGGACCTACATCAATCCTACTTAATACTCACTACAGCCTATGAGGTAGGTacaattatcatccccattttacagatgaggaactgaggcccacagagagacacagcaaagtGGCTTTTCTGAGACTATCCTTAGGATTAGTTCATGAGCCTGGGATGGGGCTCATGCTGACCTGTCTCAATGGGGGTGAGGATGAGGTTGATGCAGATGATGTCATCCCAGACCCCTGACCCTTCAAGAGATGCCTCCCTTGGGACGCCTGAGTcacttagtcggttaagcgtctgccttcggctcaggtcatgatcccagggtcctgggatcgagtcccgcatcgggctccctgctcggcggggagcctgcttctccctctcccactccccctgcttgtgttcctgctctatctctctctctgtcaaataaataaataaaatcttttaaaaagagagagagagagagaaagagatgcctCCCTTGAAGTCAGTACCCTGAGAACAGTCCCAGTGGAGGCAACTTTCTTTAtccagaaattaagaaaaccaggCCCCAGGTCCAGTGGGAAAGACCCAAGGTAGACATAAGCCATGAGCTCCTCCCAGCATCATGTGCTTATCAGTGGAACTTGCTGACCAGGGAGACCCTGAAAGTTGCCCCAGAGATGCTCCCCATGGACCAACAGCCTGGGGCTTCAGGGAGAGCAGGAGCCAGGCTGAGTGACCTAGCAGAAGAAGGTGTCAAGAATTGGGTAAACACATCAGGAGAAAAGGCAGAGCCTGTAATCAGACCAACGGACACAGCGCAACCCAGGGGAAGAGGAACCTGTTCCTACTTACAGAAAAGAGTTTAGTTCTGGGTATGTGTCCCAATAGCCCAACCAAGCCTGTGCCCAAGGCTGAGGAAATGAAGACACAGCGGCAGAGTCGGTGTAGaaacccctgcccccaccccgggaAAGGGCAGGAGATCTAGGCTGAACCGTCCCCTTAGCACTCAAAGGTCTGTAGAACCCAGCAGTCAGGTGAGAAAAGCAGGAAGAATCTTCCCCTGGGCCTGGCGGAAGTAAGTAGCCTGCCTTGCCTGCCCATCCACGCCTCTGGTCGTGACTAAGAGGCCCACAGGAGGCAGTACAGACTCGGGAATCGGATTCCTATATTCAGGGCGCAATCCACAGGTGCAGCCGGACATGCACCTCCGAAGGGCAGTGCAGACCCCAGGGAGCATGCAGGAAGGTCCAGAGGGAGGCAGCTGGGGCCCAGCTGAGTCCTGAGCGTCAGCACTGGTAGATTGGCAAATGTGCAAGGGGTGCCAGTGGGAGGCCAGGCCCAGGGAGCACTGGGGGCAACACCGAGCTACAGAGCTTGACTGGTCAGAAACAAAGGCACCGCCCCTCCTGTGGCACACAGATCTAGCTGGGGGAGAGAACAAAACCAAGTCCCGTAAATGACACCCCCACCAGTCATCGGCATAGGGACAATGATGATTGCCCATAGTTCTTGGAAAACTCCTCATTGCTATCACAATACGCTCAGGACATGGATTCCCAGACCATCCTCTGAGAAGAAACCCACCAAGATAGACCCTACCAGGGTCTAAAGGCAGAGAAGACTGACCCAGAGAGATTCTGCATCAGattcctgggctcccagggagagagagagaaataaacacagagatgGGCAAGGGCAGGTCCCTGCTGGGAGGGGTCAGAGACCACAGGAGGACTTGGATGGTGAGTCACAATAGCTCCAAGTGGAGTAATGCCCACATCAGCCTTTATTAGTAAAACCCAGACCCAACCcttctctcctccaggaagccttccctgattgaCAGTAGCCTAGGTTCCACTCATCCCTCTTCACCATACAGGCTGGAGTGTTGCCCTTTGCCCTAGTCCCTGTCTCTGACTCAGCATGTGCGAAATCCACCTCACAATCTTTGCTCTCAGACTGGCCCTGATGCCAGCCACCCTATGCCAATTACCCACATCACCCTCCCGGTCCTGCCCTGACGCCTTCTCAGGCCCAAGCCACTTCTCCTTTGTACACTTTGTACGCTGATTCCTTGGCTCTCCCCCAGAGCAAGGAGACCCTCAAAGTGGGTCCTTGTCCAGTGTGCATTTGCCCTCCTGCCTCTTGTCCCCTGTCCCATCATGTATGTGCAGAGCGTGAGTGCTCAGAGCATCACCGGTCTTCCGTGTCAGAGAGCCAGTTCCCCGAGAGAAGAGActcccccctcagactggggctcctggACGCCGGGGGCTGTGTCTCCCNNNNNNNNNNGGGCTCCTGGACGCCGggggctgtgtctcccccctcagactggggctggAATGGATGATCCCCAAGGGAGCAGCAAACCTCCTCTGTGGACCCACAGCAGATACCCAGAAGCACGAACAGGAATTCCCGGCACATTTGTGGGATTGctttattctcttccttctcagcTGTGCCTTGCACACGCATGTGCAAAGGTGCGTGCACATGCTGGCTAGGCCGACAAGCGGGGCAGAGCCCTGCGCCCCGGCGGGCACCTGCAGCCGGAGGCTGCCCGCGCGTCTCCATCTGGTGCAGGCTGTGCCGGCTGGGTAGTCCCTCAGCAGCCGGCCCCGGACGAGCAGGAACTCGTCGAAGCGGATCTGGTTGTCCTGGTTCTTGTCTGCAGTCCTGAACAGCTCCGAGATGTAGCAGGCTCCTTCCGATGTAGCAGGGCCCACCGAccctgaggaggggcagggggtcaAT from Neomonachus schauinslandi chromosome 6, ASM220157v2, whole genome shotgun sequence includes:
- the LOC110573517 gene encoding protein S100-A8, translated to MLTELESAMNSLIDVYHKYSLEKGNYHALYRDDLKKLLETECPRYMKKKDADTWFKELDINSDGAINFEEFLILVIKAGVDAHKEIHKE
- the LOC110573383 gene encoding protein S100-A15A-like, which gives rise to MTHTPVEESLFQIIYCYHEYAAREGDVETLSLEELKALLMDNVPCFMESLVCGVWGSVGPATSEGACYISELFRTADKNQDNQIRFDEFLLVRGRLLRDYPAGTACTRWRRAGSLRLQTFEC